From a region of the Takifugu flavidus isolate HTHZ2018 chromosome 20, ASM371156v2, whole genome shotgun sequence genome:
- the cdk5rap2 gene encoding CDK5 regulatory subunit-associated protein 2 isoform X4, with protein MRDPCRICGLRAVGSQCRWIFSSSAKRKLHVILSHVLGWEMTRDGGGEFLCGKCVFQLEKVVQYDVDLSQLQDEHNSQIQKLQAEKDHLIQCIVHTYSKNNPSLKKIGENNSWKTSMRFPVRGSLDDDGLNCQRTSEVQQVRKSRMKRCVSLDQISSKAAFLGHSHSVKSLGHRGSCHRPQSIYLDLVQRKGMLPRPGFGSRSTSLQSLNRDFSSDMTPDPSPRHQFRDSSLFVDRHGVVNKTKGMMQAKALLHRSSSQPSIISDLIQLLRCISKQKISSFKGSHIPILKSLNTIPPNYRSMYKHSEAGWRSLHDLTEEFDDQYTPATVKPGVNQLEVHNKLLTEQLAETKSTSETLTKTLEETQNQNKDLLVKLEEKETELNSEKKNALKRDKTIQGLTQVLKEKEKEIAELFHEIEDRDDALAKAREAAHKAQLQKYQGVEEHQNLLMEKQTELAKLQGEHNAKVFEAQKLQRALHRREQELADLQQAKDQLEMEMEDLQQQKKKGDKALNDLNNQLKKMSDEIGERESALQQQYQETLEHTKRKLQAHEVTIHRLTSTLSDKEQQLQDYMNMVRDFESRSPVGNDNVLSKMRQRLKDKEKALEQALDEKFAAIEEKDNVIHQLQLSLRERERDLERLNNLISHNEETINSFDSVIKEKDVELQHLANTLKNLQRAKQDVEDNLNRSLREKDSIISQLQLSLEGKTKDMEEMAESVLNQSQTHARDLIEQMGQRLKFTEAMLAEAVKARERLVADNESAVEGLLATISSKDQLLKESAEHYNRLLSDRTQEIQELRKQLSNRQQQLTAAERHNSTTAQEGYLETAELRALLAEKDGIINKLLHRGQDREQFLADMQKDPDHVLELKHTIQIMQEHLDERDAELSKRISEDNMENLHVPQNTVILLKKELSQKTEALNKALQRESELKISLAELQSLLSEMEGRNEAQAANIESLTATLNTKDDIINTLHQRFSQRGGSGVDQSQDPMTGSGIEGSLPSLPQRETTMIGGDSQQEVLPKSEALQQEHDALYKALRAEQQLYSSLVRTVKEQDSTQRLHALQLELTSVQLLREQLEESIRNNKELRDDLESEIQRAKLREGVDAIDPKELESMKHQLEDAQRWNASLQARLGAIQNRGGGVGGARDSGDTLSFIGDQTSYMSICVGEEHDESLSELSAQELRHKVLELQDCVSNLQTLNNELQNQLSLVDKSDDVAHKTGTKNMSSSPWKQLKTAQKMHNKGLHYSVIDKECQTDIRTGEFDVGTDEDLRQSREDAHSASDTLYTEEKKVKDITADVLALESLLTDCGATSVSHLRETLLRLRRENAELRGLLKEQKSAECKEKESADASGDSSDGQAELRRSLETLQSDSQSGSSVSDGSSAPVVSSSDGMVNLQIKNLSHRRSAKQHVAKHRAGLKSRLPVPLRLRGEASSNRQTMSSDLLKPDPLSNPLSDDACVSDQQLHTDADGAMSSQYSTSPSSTLRYSHRSCSPVGSDKGSDASVTLDHTYPLTELELLHQECQEKEVLINKLSEQLADWEELQSQLQEKDQLNHQYMEALQAAESTIAYLTACSLDSQEQHVAHNFGTTGNLDINHYTGRQQNGLWEQCRPLTGNQDRPRVKDAAAQHCHYNTGEHNIKSLRQIAAESLKAHGESKNQLELGASDYISLNPKMTEAVVKCLSAIESAVASLAEHCTDISSLSSGKTSQMSSDLQVNLDNLQRALQDSNDLGEATQFSDLCETKGHIELHNNLCHLYKVFGDKSQRISELQASLQEQKCRKEDHLENRTVPEVKGLPPSVKSELETLHKALREKKKACKSLEERLATALTNTTIPENAQKALKQDDKGVQVDLQDLGYETSGKSEQDREECSSTDFEAGLKPSCSASSLPTLLKHEQATFSSTENLDSSSSTPYPSSPALSSAKVSQKSLQVYNKYGVSEDPLQLQGQVGELKAQLENQTKVILQMQSLLHQNSLSSDLEFRTSDPSCVRDLKGRRAEEESQEGVKKEGDKPVMNDKSSHLSMELERERAQNRRLSEQLQQTRSGSTSPARLDSLVQSQARELSQLRQQIKESRKLGALQRQQLEELNKAFKELLHANKVDCYMGEVVKEQLDKSLGLLDRLEGRLDRGDSCLDNGDVAALELSRSLGERQPGSQSLLSCEESMKDPPDSPCRIQQELDDLRMELEGEREVLQQHTSLLVQQNLTLAECTREQLDLLAQELQEKNCIIQNLESQLRDQSPHSQHSSHSDLCHSDRTSSSYSSPTTHGSSGTQNQKQLPDWKTAAARPGGGVPEEGVSGTSSRLQGLQRENGRLQEQLRSSEELNSSLRSELDLHRSVMAQTSSRQQQDDGKEGSSSQTYIRKLDREVSPQDHPADRHLNSDMLGEHLQEIRALRLRLEESIRTNDRLREQLEKKLAEVERDSATNIFIHGEERSQLANEIRILWGQNQALKEQLSMGSKDKQKENERLRETVARRTAKLEQSRKECEALRQENTRLQERLEQSSQETSQLQETLQYSKEELHRLQSEVNALKQQLSDSQHLLNSLRLELQVFEKMKTDVHRCHGPSEAPQDPAPSGSWDLSELLSEIRHLRLQLEKSIQTNTALREKLEEQLLKGAHRSETININYLLSSPDEGGRSPGREGNDALHHSFHSHNKCSGGLQDERYRGHSELDGSSRGSSSGDSLSGAPSRLVPGHRIWANRNGRHILGLIEDYSALRKQISDGRKLSRSLIAQLQECVQIFRHSSSDNKMLEEQHLRSLTGSMNNMQHVLEEAGRLLKLVWRVSLPAANTAGDGSSNQQDELMKNELARLKSRLSQQERMLCGAVKRLRTTNQLKEGMEKMIIDQLYVTHGVLKKARGNLETNYSSLFSLKEPSGGPDEGGPRRWPVGGGRDLQPGRAAEDPSSDES; from the exons ATGAGGGATCCATGTCGCATTTGTGGTTTACGTGCGGTGGGAAGCCAGTGCCGCTGGATCTTCAGCTCTTCAGCCAAGAGGAAGCTACATGTCATCTTGTCTCATGTGCTCGGGTGGGAGATGACTCGGGATGGCGGCGGTGAATTTCTCTGTGGGAAATGCGTGTTCCAGTTGGAAAAGGTGGTCCAATATGATGTTGACCTCAGCCAGCTGCAAGATGAGCACAACAGTCAGATCCAGAagctacaggcagagaaagACCACCTCATCCAATGCATTGTCCACACCTACAGCAAAAACAACCCAAGCCTGAAAAAGATTGGGGAGAACAACAGCTGGAAGACATCGATGAGATTTCCAGTAAGGGGCAGTTTAGATGATGACGGACTAAACTGTCAACGGACCTCTGAAGTACAGCAGGTCAGGAAAAGCCGAATGAAAAGATGTGTGAGCCTGGACCAAATTAGCAGTAAAGCTGCATTCCTAGGACACTCTCACTCTGTGAAGAGCTTAGGCCACAGAGGCTCATGTCACCGTCCACAGAGCATATACCTTGATCTGGTTCAGCGTAAGGGCATGCTGCCGAGACCAGGATTTGGAAGCCGCTCGACTTCTCTCCAGTCCCTCAATAGAGACTTTTCTTCGGATATGACTCCAGACCCTTCACCCAGGCATCAATTCAGAGACTCCAGTCTGTTTGTTGACAGACATGGTGTTGTTAATAAGACAAAAGGGATGATGCAGGCAAAGGCGTTGCTACATAGATCCTCAAGTCAACCCTCTATCATTTCTGACCTGATTCAACTCTTGCGCTGCATTTCCAAGCAGAAAATATCCTCCTTTAAAGGGAGCCATATCCCCATCTTGAAAAGTTTAAATACTATCCCCCCAAACTACCGATCCATGTACAAACACAGCGAGGCAGGTTGGCGGTCTCTGCATGACCTTACTGAGGAATTTGATGATCAATACACTCCTGCCACCGTAAAG CCTGGGGTTAACCAATTGGAAGTTCATAATAAGCTGCTGACTGAGCAACTTGCAGAGACAAAAAGCACAAGTGAGACCCTGACTAAAACGTTGGAGGAGACACAGAATCAAAACAAG GACTTGTTGGTGaagctggaggaaaaggagactGAGCTCAattcagaaaagaaaaatgcccTGAAGCGAGACAAAACCATTCAGGGGCTTACTCAAGtcctgaaagaaaaggaaaaagag ATTGCAGAGTTGTTTCATGAGATCGAAGACAGAGACGACGCTTTGGCCAAGGCCAGAGAGGCAGCTCATAAAGCCCAGCTACAGAAGTACCAG GGAGTAGAAGAGCACCAAAATTTATTAATGGAGAAGCAAACAGAACTAGCCAAACTCCAGGGAGAACACAATGCAAAAGTGTTCGAAGCCCAAAAGCTCCAACGTGCCCTTCACAGGAGAGAACAAGAACTGGCTGATTTGCAACAAGCCAAAGACCAGCTAGAAATGGAAATGGAGGACCttcaacagcagaagaagaaaggagacaAGGCCTTGAAT GATCTAAACAATCAGCTCAAAAAGATGAGTGATGAGATTGGGGAGAGGGAGtctgctctgcagcagcagtaccAGGAGACTCTGGAGCACACCAAACGAAAACTTCAGGCTCATGAAGTGACCATTCACAGGCTTACATCCACTCTCTCTGATAAAGAGCAACAACTACAG GATTACATGAACATGGTCAGAGACTTTGAAAGCAGAAGCCCAGTCGGAAACGATAATGTACTTTCCAAGATGCGGCAAAGGCTAAAAGACAAGGaaaaagctctggag CAAGCACTGGATGAGAAGTTTGCTGCCATTGAGGAGAAGGATAATGTGATACACCAGTTGCAGTTGTCACttagagagagggaaagagaccTTGAAAGGCTGAATAACTTGATCTCCCATAATGAGGAAACCATCAAT AGTTTTGATAGTGTTATCAAAGAGAAGgatgtggagctgcagcatctTGCAAACACGCTGAAGAACTTGCAGAGAGCCAAGCAAGATGTAGAAGATAATTTGAACAGATCACTGAGGGAGAAAGACTCCATCAtcagccagctgcagctctccttGGAAGGAAAGACAAAGGACATGGAG GAAATGGCAGAGTCGGTGTTGAACCAGTCACAGACACATGCACGTGACCTCATTGAACAGATGGGCCAAAGATTAAAGTTCACAGAGGCGATGTTGGCTGAGGCTGTGAAAGCCAGAGAAAGGCTGGTAGCTGACAATGAGAGTGCGGTGGAAGGACTGCTGGCTACAATCAGCAGTAAGGACCAGCTGCTCAAG GAATCAGCAGAGCATTACAACCGGCTGCTATCTGACCGCACACAAGAGATACAGGAACTGCGAAAACAGCTGTCAAACAGGCAGCAACAGCTCACTGCTGCTGAGAGGCACAACTCCACAACAGCCCAAGAGGGTTATTTAGAGACCGCAGAACTCAGAGCCTTACTTGCTGAGAAGGACGGTATCATCAAT AAACTCCTGCATCGTGGTCAAGACAGAGAGCAGTTCTTAGCAGATATGCAGAAGGACCCTGATCATGTTTTGGAACTCAAACATACAATCCAGATCATGCAGGAGCATTTGGATGAACGGGATG CTGAACTGTCAAAGAGGATCAGTGAGGACAATATGGAGAATCTACATGTGCCCCAGAATACAGTCATCCTCTTGAAGAAAGAGCTTTCACAGAAAACTGAAGCACTAAATAAAGCACTTCAGAGGGAGAGTGAACTGAAA ATTTCGCTGGCGGAGCTACAGTCATTACTGTCTGAAATGGAGGGTCGTAATGAAGCCCAGGCTGCTAATATTGAGTCTCTAACGGCCACTCTAAATACCAAGGATGACATTATCAAT ACTCTTCATCAACGCTTCAGTCAGAGAGGAGGCAGTGGGGTAGATCAGAGCCAGGATCCAATGACTGGTTCTGGCATAGAGGGATCCCTCCCAAGTCTTCCTCAGAGAGAGACTACTATGATTGGAGGAGACAGCCAGCAAGAA GTTTTACCCAAATCTGAAGCATTGCAGCAGGAGCATGATGCTTTATATAAAGCCCTTAGAGCTGAACAACAGCTCTACTCCAGCCTTGTCAGGACTGTGAAGGAACAGGACAG TACACAGCGTCTCcatgctctgcagctggagctgacaTCGGTGCAACTCCTCAGGGAACAGTTAGAGGAGAGCATCAGAAATAATAAGGAGCTAAGGGACGATTTGGAGAGTGAGATTCAGAGAGCCAAGCTTAGAGAAG GTGTAGATGCAATTGATCCTAAAGAACTAGAGAGCATGAAACATCAGCTGGAAGACGCACAGCGCTGGAATGCCTCCTTACAAGCTCGCTTAGGAGCCATACAGAACcgtggaggaggagtgggaggggcgAGAGATAGtg GTGACACATTGAGTTTCATTGGAGATCAGACTTCCTACATGAGTATCTGTGTGGGAGAGGAGCATGATGAAAGCTTGTCTGAACTTTCTGCACAAGAGCTTAGACACAAG GTGCTAGAGCTGCAGGACTGTGTAAGCAATCTACAGACTTTGAACAATGAGCTACAGAACCAACTGTCACTGGTGGACAAATCTGATGATGTTGCTCACAAGACCGGCACCAAAAATATGAGCAGTAGCCCATGGAAACAG CTCAAGACAGCCCAGAAGATGCACAACAAAGGGCTTCACTATTCTGTTATTGACAAAGAATGTCAGACAGACATCAGAACTGGAGAG TTTGACGTGGGGACAGATGAAGATCTTAGACAGAGTAGAGAGGATGCTCATTCAGCCAGTGACACCCTGTACACTGAAGAGAAAAAAGTAAAGGACATCACTGCTGATGTATTGGCCCTTGAATCTCTGCTGACAGACTGTGGGGCAACATCTGTTTCACACCTAAG AGAGACACTGCTCAGACTTAGAAGAGAAAATGCAGAGCTTCGTGGTCTCCTGAAGGAACAAAAATCAGCTGAGTgtaaagagaaagagagtgCAGATGCATCAGGGGACAGCAGTGATGGACAggctgagttaaggaggagtcTGGAAACCCTTCAGTCTGACTCTCAGAGTGGGTCTTCAGTGTCGGATGGGAGCTCAGCACCGGTtgtcagcagctctgatggGATGGTGAATCTGCAAATTAAAAACTTGTCACACCGAAGAAGTGCAAAGCAGCATGTTGCAAAGCACAGG GCCGGTCTCAAATCTCGACTTCCTGTTCCCTTGAGGCTAAGAGGGGAAGCCAGCAGTAACAGGCAAACGATGAGCTCCGACCTTCTAAAACCTGATCCACTTTCAAACCCTCTTTCTGATGACGCTTGTGTGTCTGACCAGCAACTCCACACGGACGCTGATGGCGCCATGTCATCACAGTACAGCACTTCCCCTTCTTCCACTCTTAGATATTCACATCGTAGCTGCAGTCCAGTTGGGTCAGACAAGGGCTCTGATGCCAGCGTGACACTGGATCACACCTACCCCTTGACTGAACTGGAGCTTCTCCACCAGGAATGTCAGGAGAAAGAGGTGCTAATCAACAAGCTAAGTGAGCAGCTTGCTGACTGGGAAGAGCTTCAGTCGCAGCTCCAGGAAAAGGACCAGCTCAATCACCAATACATGGAAGCCTTACAAGCTGCAGAATCCACCATTGCTTACCTGACTGCTTGTAGTCTAGACAGCCAAGAACAACATGTGGCACACAATTTTGGAACAACGGGGAATTTGGACATAAACCACTATACTGGCCGCCAGCAGAATGGGCTGTGGGAGCAGTGCAGGCCTCTTACTGGAAACCAGGACAGGCCTAGAGTTAAAGATGCTGCCGCACAGCATTGTCATTATAACACTGGTGAACACAATATTAAAAGTTTGAGGCAGATAGCTGCAGAATCACTTAAAGCACATGGGGAAAGCAAAAATCAGTTGGAATTGGGAGCTTCTGATTACATAAGTTTAAATCCTAAGATGACAGAAGCTGTGGTAAAATGCCTTAGTGCTATAGAGTCTGCTGTTGCTTCTCTGGCAGAACACTGCACAGATATTAGTTCACTGTCATCTGGCAAAACATCTCAGATGAGCTCTGACCTACAGGTGAATCTAGACAATCTTCAGAGAGCCTTGCAGGACAGCAATGACCTTGGAGAGGCCACACAATTTTCTGATTTGTGTGAAACAAAGGGACACATTGAGCTCCATAACAACCTCTGCCACCTCTATAAGGTCTTTGGTGATAAAAGTCAAAGAATTTCAGAACTTCAGGCTTCCTTACAAGAACAGAAATGTCGTAAAGAGGATCACTTGGAGAACAGAACTGTACCAGAGGTGAAGGGATTGCCACCAAGTGTTAAATCTGAACTGGAGACTCTCCATAAGGCAttgagggagaagaagaaggcatgtaagagcctggaggagagactggccACTGCCCTCACCAACACAACCATCCctgaaaatgcacaaaaag CTCTGAAGCAGGATGATAAAGGCGTGCAGGTGGATTTGCAAGATCTGGGTTACGAAACCAGTGGCAAGAGTGAGCAAGATAGGGAAGAGTGCAGTAGCACAG ATTTCGAGGCCGGTTTGAAACCGAGCTGCAGTGCCTCTAGCCTGCCCACTCTACTGAAACATGAGCAGGCCACATTCTCCTCCACTGAAAACCTGGACTCATCATCCAGCACCCCGTACCCTAGTTCCCCAGCTCTTAGCTCAGCCAAG GTCAGTCAAAAAAGCCTTCAGGTCTATAATAAGTACGGAGTTTCTGAAGATCCTCTTCAGCTTCAAGGACAAGTCGGAGAACTGAAGGCCCAGCTGGAAAACCAGACCAAAGTCATCCTCCAAATGCAAAGTCTCCTGCATCAGAACTCTCTGTCCAGTGATTTGGAATTCCGCACCTCCGATCCTTCCTGTGTCAGGGATCTAAAGGGGAGAAGGGCTGAAGAGGAGAGCCAGGAGGGGGTTAAAAAGGAGGGGGACAAGCCAGTGATGAATGACAAAAGTAGCCACCTGAGCATGGAACTGGAAAGAGAGCGGGCACAGAACAGAAGACTGAgcgaacagctgcagcagacccGCAGTGGCTCTACATCACCAGCAAG GCTGGACTCTCTGGTGCAGTCTCAGGCCAGGGAGCTGTCACAACTCCGCCAGCAGATCAAGGAGAGTCGCAAGCTGGGTGCCCTGCAGcgtcagcagctggaggagcttaaCAAGGCCTTCAAGGAGCTGCTGCACGCTAATAAAGTCGACTGCTACATGGGGGAGGTGGTCAAGGAGCAGTTGGACAAAAGCCTTGGCCTTCTGGACAGGCTGGAGGGGAGGCTTGACAGAG GAGATTCTTGTCTTGATAATGGCGATGTGGCAGCACTGGAATTATCCAGAAG TCTTGGGGAGCGTCAGCCGGGATCACAGTCGCTGCTGTCATGTGAGGAGAGCATGAAAGATCCTCCTGACAGCCCGTGTAGAATCCAGCAGGAGTTAGATGACCTACGAATGGAGTTAGAGGGCGAGAgggaggtgctgcagcagcacaccagcctCCTCGTCCAGCAGAACCTCACCCTGGCTGAATGCACCAGGGAGCAGCTGGACCT gttAGCgcaagagctgcaggagaagaacTGCATCATCCAAAATCTGGAGAGCCAATTAAGAGACCAAAGTCCACACAGTCAGCACAGCTCACACTCAGATCTGTGCCACTCAGACAGGACATCGTCCTCCTACAGCAGCCCAACAACTCATGGCAGCAGTGGGACACAAA ACCAAAAACAGCTCCCTGATTGGAAAACTGCAGCCGCtcgtcctggaggaggagttccaGAAGAAGGCGTCTCCGGTACCAGCAGCAGACTGCAGGGCCTGCAGAGGGAGAATGGAcgcctgcaggagcagctgaggagcagcgagGAGCTCAACTCCTCCCTACGCAGTGAACTGGATCTGCATCGCTCAGTTATGGCCCAGACCTCCTCCCGCCAGCAACAAGACGATGGAAAGGAGGGGTCGAGTTCTCAGACATACATACGAAAACTAGATAGAGAAGTCAGCCCACAGGATCATCCTGCAGACCGCCACTTGAACTCAG ACATGCTGGGAGAACATCTACAGGAGATTCGAGCTTTGCGCCTGCGCTTGGAGGAGAGCATCCGCACAAACGATCGTCTtagggagcagctggagaagaagctggccGAGGTGGAGAGGGACTCAG CCACAAACATCTTCATTCACGGTGAGGAGCGAAGCCAGCTGGCCAATGAGATTCGAATTCTCTGGGGACAAAACCAAGCACtgaaggagcagctcagcaTGGGGTCAAAAG ACAAGCAGAAAGAGAACGAGAGACTGAGAGAGACTGTGGCCAGAAGGACCGCCAagctggagcagagcaggaaagagtGTGAAGCTCTGAGGCAAGAAAACACCCGACTGCAGGAGaggctggagcagagcagccaaGAAACGTCCCAGCTGCAGGAAACACTGCAATACAGCAAGGAGGAGCTGCACAG gttaCAGAGCGAGGTAAACGCCCTGAAGCAGCAGCTATCGGACTCTCAACATCTTCTGAATTCTCTTCggttggagctgcaggtgtttgaaAAGATGAAAACCGACGTTCATAGATGCCATG GACCCAGCGAGGCTCCCCAGGATCCTGCTCCCTCCGGCTCCTGGGATCTCAGCGAGCTGCTTTCGGAGATCCGACacctgaggctgcagctggaaaaGAGCATCCAGACCAACACGGCCCTGCGAGAAaaactggaggagcagctgctcaaaGGTGCCCACCGCTCTGAAACCATCAACATCAACTACCTGCTGTCCTCTCCAG ACGAAGGTGGCAGGTCACCAGGCCGCGAAGGCAACGACGCGCTCCACCACTCGTTTCATAGTCACAACAAGTGCAGCGGTGGCCTTCAGG ACGAGAGATACCGTGGTCACTCGGAGCTGGACGGCAGTTCACGGGGCAGCAGCTCTGGCGACAGCCTGTCCGGGGCCCCCTCCCGTCTTGTGCCAGGCCATCGGATATGGGCCAATCGCAACGGGCGTCACATTTTGGGTCTGATCGAGGACTACAGCGCCCTCCGCAAACAGATCTCAGACGGCCGGAAGCTTTCGCGCAGCCTGATCGCAcagctgcaggagtgtgtgCAGATTTTCAGACACTCCAGCTCTGACAACAAG ATGTTGgaagagcagcacctgaggagtCTGACTGGCAGCATGAACAATATGCAGCATGTGCTGGAAGAGGCCGGCCGGCTGCTCAAACTGGTGTGGAGGGTCTCTCTGCCGGCTGCTAACACAGCGGGAGACGGCAGCAGCAACCAGCAG GATGAGCTGATGAAAAACGAGCTAGCCAGACTGAAGAGCAGGCTGTCCCAGCAGGAGAGGATGCTGTGTGGAGCTGTCAAACGCCTGCGCACCACCAACCAGCTCAAAGAAGGAATGGAAAAAATGATTATTGACCAGT tGTATGTAACCCACGGAGTACTGAAGAAAGCCCGGGGGAATTTGGAG ACGAATTATAGTTCCCTCTTTAGCCTGAAAGAGCCGTCTGGAGGACCAGACGAAG GAGGTCCCCGCCGgtggccagtagggggcggtAGAGACCTCCAGCCTGGCAGAGCCGCCGAGGACCCCAGCAGTGACGAATCCTAA